A part of Flavobacteriaceae bacterium GSB9 genomic DNA contains:
- a CDS encoding zinc ABC transporter substrate-binding protein, with the protein MKKYILVLSLITLSFGCKSDKKTNGKLNVVTTTTMITDLVKNIGGEYINLQGLMGSGVDPHLYKASEGDVTKLASADIIFYNGLHLEGKLVDVFEKMKTQKTVAISDALDKTTLIGSEYFASNFDPHIWFNVEYWIQATKFVANKLSEAIPEHKATFQNNAQNYIDTLNALKTELQSTISTLPQEKRILVTAHDAFNYFGKSFKFEVVGLQGISTATEAGVQDVQNLSKYIIEKQVKAIFIESSVPKRTIEALQAAVNSKGHHVEIGGSLYSDALGNTGTAEGTYIGMFKHNVNTIVNALK; encoded by the coding sequence ATGAAAAAATATATACTTGTTTTATCTCTTATCACATTATCCTTCGGCTGTAAAAGCGATAAAAAAACTAATGGAAAATTAAACGTGGTTACCACGACCACTATGATTACAGATTTGGTTAAAAATATTGGCGGCGAATACATTAATCTGCAAGGCTTAATGGGCAGCGGAGTAGACCCGCACCTTTATAAAGCGAGCGAAGGCGACGTTACCAAATTAGCAAGTGCCGATATTATTTTTTACAATGGCTTACACCTGGAAGGCAAGTTGGTTGATGTTTTTGAAAAAATGAAAACCCAAAAAACCGTGGCGATTTCAGATGCGCTAGACAAAACTACCCTAATTGGCTCAGAATATTTCGCATCTAACTTCGATCCACACATTTGGTTCAATGTAGAGTATTGGATTCAGGCCACCAAATTTGTGGCCAACAAACTATCAGAAGCTATTCCTGAACATAAAGCCACGTTTCAAAACAATGCCCAAAACTATATCGACACACTCAATGCATTAAAAACAGAATTACAATCAACCATAAGCACCTTGCCGCAAGAAAAACGTATTTTGGTCACTGCTCACGATGCATTTAACTATTTTGGCAAGTCATTCAAATTTGAAGTGGTTGGCTTACAAGGTATTTCAACAGCCACCGAAGCTGGCGTTCAAGACGTCCAAAACCTTTCAAAATATATCATTGAAAAGCAAGTAAAAGCCATTTTTATTGAAAGTTCAGTACCAAAACGCACCATCGAAGCGTTACAAGCGGCAGTGAATTCAAAAGGACATCATGTGGAAATTGGTGGTTCGTTGTACTCTGATGCCTTAGGAAATACAGGTACTGCCGAAGGCACCTACATTGGCATGTTTAAGCATAATGTAAATACGATTGTTAATGCGCTGAAGTGA